From Equus przewalskii isolate Varuska chromosome 7, EquPr2, whole genome shotgun sequence, one genomic window encodes:
- the MORN3 gene encoding MORN repeat-containing protein 3 isoform X5 produces the protein MYYSNSDIYEGQWCKDKPDGEGMLRLKNGNRYEGSWQRGMKNGFGRFFHLNHGQLFEGFWVDDVAKCGTMIDFGRDEAPEPTQFPIPKVKLLDPDGVLQEALARLKKTEEEEGDRCQLPPPASCCSENTQALEEIQAHVTYCSDRCGSCGGARGTPGTPLAPSKGTSFLAALDHSLPIWPVLLSPAGLGDPLVTALPSRTPSLSA, from the exons ATGTACTACAGCAACAGCGACATCTACGAGGGCCAATGGTGCAAAGACAAGCCCGACGGAGAGGGCATGCTGCGCCTGA AGAACGGGAACCGCTATGAGGGCTCCTGGCAGAGAGGCATGAAGAACGGGTTTGGACGTTTCTTCCACCTGAACCACGGGCAGCTCTTTGAGGGCTTCTGGGTGGACGACGTGGCCAAGTGTGGCACGATGATTGACTTTGGCCGTGATGAGGCCCCTGAGCCCACTCAGTTCCCCATTCCTAAG GTTAAACTTCTAGACCCCGACGGTGTGCTGCAGGAAGCCTTGGCCAGGTtaaagaagacagaggaggaagaaggagaccGATGCCAG CTCCCACCACCCGCTTCCTGCTGCAGTGAGAACACCCAAGCTTTGGAAGAAATCCAAGCCCACGTCACCTACTGCTCAGACCGGTGCGGCTCCTGTGGAGGAGCGAGGGGGACTCCAGGTACACCCCTGGCACCCTCCAAGGGCACCTCATTCCTCGCAGCACTGGATCATTCTTTGCCCATATGGCCAGTGCTTCTCTCCCCGGCTGGCCTTGGGGACCCTCTTGTTACAGCCCTTCCTTCTAGGACCCCATCTCTGAGTGCATGA